From Caldicellulosiruptor hydrothermalis 108, a single genomic window includes:
- a CDS encoding NUDIX domain-containing protein translates to MDFYEKTIDSTLIYDGSFISLKVDKVLLPNGNISQRAIVLHSGAAVVVPVDDENNVIFVKQFRKPIEKVIIELPAGKLDKDENPLECAKRELEEETGYKARELIKLTEIYTTPGFSNEVIHVYLATGLYKGEAHTDADEFVEVLKIKMTDAILMVKKGEIRDAKTIIGLLLANMYLQEQGLKK, encoded by the coding sequence ATGGATTTTTATGAAAAGACCATAGACTCTACATTGATATATGACGGTTCATTTATATCATTAAAAGTGGACAAGGTTTTACTTCCAAACGGCAATATCTCTCAGCGTGCTATTGTACTTCACTCTGGTGCAGCTGTAGTTGTTCCTGTCGATGATGAGAACAACGTCATCTTTGTAAAACAGTTTCGAAAACCAATTGAAAAGGTAATAATAGAACTTCCTGCAGGCAAACTTGACAAAGATGAAAATCCACTTGAATGTGCCAAAAGAGAGCTTGAAGAAGAAACAGGTTATAAAGCAAGAGAATTAATAAAACTTACCGAGATTTATACAACGCCAGGATTTTCAAACGAAGTGATACATGTGTACCTTGCAACAGGCCTTTACAAAGGAGAGGCTCATACAGATGCTGACGAGTTTGTTGAAGTACTAAAAATTAAGATGACTGATGCTATTTTGATGGTCAAAAAAGGTGAGATTAGGGATGCAAAGACAATAATAGGACTTCTTCTTGCAAATATGTATTTGCAGGAGCAAGGCTTGAAGAAATGA
- a CDS encoding DUF3866 family protein, with amino-acid sequence MFEIKKGIVTRKINTTGFCQYVEVKYQDGDVGIAINFLDINHEVKEGQEVLVNTTARVLQLGTGGYDYILPFKAFKNLSKGHIMKLRYTPLQFSVLTEEEKNPDLFDKVPNFNDIIVIVCELHSMLLPLCIYLKEKVKGINISVILNDWGMLNAKLSHNLEFLKKNKFVDYIITCQEAFNGEFECINEINSLTFSQNLGCDVAIISPLPGIVGTGTKFGFTSYKAVHVIEDVVRFGGRVVFPVRVSKNEKRQRHRFISHHSLTILNYVNCSVEIPIFDFEDKIFFAKIYKTLNNYRAKHTVAVVNEIDKMIVEKYKSIMSTMGRSYEQDCEYFLELFATAEYVSTKLKRR; translated from the coding sequence GTGTTTGAAATAAAAAAAGGGATTGTGACAAGAAAGATAAATACCACAGGGTTTTGCCAGTATGTTGAAGTAAAATATCAAGACGGCGATGTAGGTATAGCTATAAACTTTTTAGATATAAATCACGAGGTAAAAGAGGGACAAGAGGTTTTAGTGAACACCACAGCAAGAGTGCTTCAGCTTGGGACTGGCGGATATGATTATATTTTGCCTTTTAAGGCTTTTAAAAATTTGTCAAAAGGTCATATAATGAAGCTCAGATACACACCACTGCAATTTTCTGTGCTAACAGAAGAAGAAAAAAATCCTGACCTTTTTGATAAAGTCCCAAATTTTAATGATATAATTGTTATTGTATGTGAGCTTCACAGCATGCTTTTGCCTCTATGTATTTACCTTAAAGAAAAAGTAAAAGGAATAAATATTTCTGTTATATTAAATGACTGGGGAATGTTAAATGCAAAGCTTTCGCACAACTTAGAGTTTTTAAAGAAAAACAAATTTGTGGACTACATAATAACATGCCAGGAAGCGTTCAATGGTGAATTTGAATGTATAAACGAAATAAATTCTCTTACTTTTTCCCAAAACTTGGGATGTGATGTTGCTATAATTTCTCCCCTGCCCGGAATTGTGGGAACAGGGACAAAGTTTGGATTTACAAGTTACAAGGCTGTACATGTTATTGAGGATGTAGTTAGGTTTGGCGGTAGAGTAGTGTTTCCTGTGAGAGTATCGAAAAATGAAAAAAGACAGCGGCACAGATTTATAAGTCATCATTCTCTTACAATATTAAATTATGTCAATTGTTCTGTAGAAATTCCGATTTTTGATTTTGAGGATAAAATATTTTTTGCAAAAATATATAAGACATTAAACAATTACCGTGCAAAGCATACTGTAGCTGTGGTAAACGAAATAGATAAAATGATAGTTGAAAAATATAAATCAATCATGAGCACAATGGGGAGAAGTTATGAGCAAGATTGTGAATACTTTTTGGAACTTTTTGCTACAGCTGAATATGTCTCGACAAAACTTAAAAGGAGATGA
- the rnhA gene encoding ribonuclease HI, which translates to MKEVTIYTDGACSGNPGPGGWCAILIYKGIRKVLKGFERYTTNNRMELKAVVEALKALKEPCKVIIYSDSAYIVNAVNQNWIEKWQKNGWKTSEKEEVKNIDLWNELIELLKIHKVTFEKVKGHADNELNNLCDRIARSMIKGEQ; encoded by the coding sequence ATGAAAGAAGTGACAATTTACACCGACGGTGCTTGCAGCGGAAATCCTGGACCAGGCGGATGGTGTGCTATACTCATATACAAAGGAATCAGGAAGGTGTTAAAAGGCTTTGAAAGGTATACAACCAATAACAGAATGGAGCTCAAAGCGGTTGTGGAAGCTCTAAAGGCGTTGAAGGAACCGTGCAAAGTAATAATCTATTCAGACTCTGCTTATATTGTAAATGCTGTCAATCAAAATTGGATAGAAAAATGGCAGAAAAATGGATGGAAGACATCTGAAAAGGAAGAGGTCAAAAACATTGATTTGTGGAATGAACTTATAGAACTTCTGAAAATTCACAAAGTAACTTTTGAGAAAGTTAAGGGTCACGCTGACAATGAACTTAACAATCTTTGTGATAGAATTGCAAGAAGTATGATAAAAGGGGAGCAATAA
- the proC gene encoding pyrroline-5-carboxylate reductase, producing MKIGIIGCGNMASSIAHSIKQSIEAQLFCYDIDIDKANRFSQVYGATKMNSEIETVESSSIIIIAVKPKDIFDVLEKIKDGISEKIIVSIAAGISISKIKEVVGDKKIVRVMPNINISVQKGVMGICFSETVAADEKEKILNLFKSMGEVIATDEKHMDAITALFGSGPAFVAHFIESCVDAAVKLGFSRQESLKLILALFEGTVVNMKNNMLTTQQIKDMVTSPGGTTIEGLVEFERRAVKGAIIDGILKAFERAKNIL from the coding sequence ATGAAGATAGGAATAATTGGCTGTGGAAACATGGCAAGTTCAATCGCACATTCAATAAAACAATCTATTGAAGCTCAACTTTTTTGCTATGACATAGACATTGACAAGGCTAATAGGTTTTCCCAAGTTTATGGTGCCACCAAGATGAATAGTGAAATTGAGACTGTAGAAAGCAGCAGCATAATCATAATTGCTGTAAAGCCAAAAGACATCTTTGATGTGCTTGAGAAAATAAAAGATGGCATCTCTGAAAAGATAATAGTTTCTATTGCAGCGGGGATTTCGATTTCAAAAATTAAAGAGGTTGTAGGGGACAAAAAGATAGTGCGAGTAATGCCGAATATAAATATAAGCGTACAGAAAGGCGTTATGGGAATATGTTTTTCTGAAACAGTAGCAGCTGATGAGAAAGAGAAGATACTCAATCTTTTCAAAAGTATGGGTGAGGTTATAGCTACTGATGAAAAACATATGGATGCAATAACAGCTTTGTTTGGAAGTGGTCCAGCATTTGTTGCACACTTTATTGAAAGCTGCGTAGATGCAGCAGTCAAACTCGGATTTTCAAGACAAGAAAGTTTAAAACTGATCTTGGCATTGTTTGAAGGTACTGTTGTTAACATGAAAAATAATATGTTAACTACACAGCAGATAAAGGATATGGTAACATCTCCTGGAGGTACAACAATTGAAGGGCTTGTGGAGTTTGAAAGAAGAGCGGTAAAAGGGGCAATAATAGATGGAATACTCAAGGCGTTTGAAAGAGCCAAAAATATATTGTAG
- a CDS encoding putative polysaccharide biosynthesis protein, with amino-acid sequence MKKGLIYSAIILTVGSLFAKFVGVFLKLPLINIVGDYGIGLYQLPYPIYTTVLTFTMTGFSLAVSKQISSSHAEKDYRACKLTFYTGLIVITAISFIFSLAYVLLSKKIIEIFKWPQEAYIPYLSLAPALFLVSVQASYRGYFNGVKKMYITSISQIIESVGRVCFGLLICILLLKKGVHFSVAGALAGSNLGALFSLIYLVFALQKDEIINSTKNNAENKEVYRDIILESKNILLLTIYFSLSSLLMSVISIVDSLLFPYFMHMRGYQDRIISQLFGIFSGKAMTLIHVPLTFSVSMAVSIVSYVVAAKQQKEKRELICTAFEYIILVTLPCCAAFYFFSDTIFKIVFFNATTGDSVLKISAFLTILISLVQFTTSVLQATGHFIAPVKSILTGVIIKIICMFVFIVIYNLNISGLVLANIMCYFVVFVINLDKLKSFDFAHFNMLKMFYIVLSSAIMVIVGRAILNILKTSVFIEGVVMITCCACVYFMCAFMFGILKVSTIKEFIIEVKRK; translated from the coding sequence ATGAAAAAAGGATTAATATATTCAGCAATCATCCTGACAGTGGGGTCACTTTTTGCAAAGTTTGTTGGTGTGTTTTTAAAACTTCCTCTTATAAATATCGTTGGCGATTATGGGATAGGGTTGTATCAGCTGCCTTATCCCATTTATACTACCGTTTTGACTTTCACAATGACTGGTTTTTCACTCGCAGTTTCAAAACAGATTTCCTCCTCTCATGCAGAAAAAGATTACAGGGCTTGTAAACTCACATTTTACACAGGTTTGATTGTTATAACAGCTATTTCTTTTATATTTTCGCTTGCATATGTGCTTTTATCTAAAAAGATTATAGAAATCTTCAAGTGGCCACAAGAGGCTTATATTCCATACTTGTCGTTAGCACCTGCACTTTTTCTTGTCTCTGTGCAAGCGTCGTACAGAGGGTATTTTAACGGTGTTAAAAAGATGTACATTACATCAATCTCCCAGATAATAGAGTCGGTGGGACGAGTTTGTTTTGGACTTTTGATATGCATTTTGCTCTTAAAAAAAGGGGTTCACTTTTCGGTTGCAGGGGCACTTGCAGGAAGCAATTTAGGCGCTTTATTTTCTTTAATCTATCTTGTTTTTGCTTTGCAAAAAGATGAGATTATAAATAGTACCAAAAATAATGCCGAAAATAAAGAAGTATACCGTGATATAATCTTAGAATCTAAAAATATTCTTTTGCTTACTATTTATTTTTCACTGTCGTCGCTTTTGATGTCAGTAATATCAATTGTTGACTCTTTGCTTTTTCCATATTTCATGCATATGAGAGGGTATCAGGATAGAATAATCTCACAGCTTTTTGGAATATTTTCAGGCAAGGCAATGACTCTTATACATGTGCCACTTACATTCAGTGTGTCAATGGCTGTGAGCATAGTTTCATATGTTGTGGCTGCTAAACAGCAAAAAGAAAAAAGAGAGCTCATTTGCACTGCTTTTGAGTACATCATTCTTGTGACATTGCCTTGTTGTGCAGCATTTTATTTTTTCTCTGATACCATATTCAAAATTGTATTTTTCAACGCTACTACAGGAGATAGCGTGCTAAAAATCTCTGCTTTTCTTACCATCTTAATCTCTCTTGTTCAGTTTACAACGTCGGTGCTGCAAGCAACTGGACATTTTATAGCACCTGTAAAAAGTATCCTAACAGGTGTGATTATAAAGATTATATGCATGTTTGTGTTTATCGTGATATACAATCTAAACATATCAGGGCTTGTCTTAGCTAATATCATGTGTTACTTTGTGGTGTTTGTGATAAACTTAGATAAGTTAAAATCCTTTGATTTTGCCCATTTTAATATGTTAAAGATGTTTTATATTGTCCTTTCAAGTGCTATAATGGTTATTGTAGGCAGAGCAATACTTAACATTCTCAAAACCTCTGTCTTTATCGAAGGTGTAGTTATGATAACTTGTTGTGCATGTGTATATTTTATGTGTGCCTTTATGTTCGGTATATTGAAGGTTTCAACAATAAAAGAATTTATCATTGAGGTGAAAAGGAAATGA
- the spo0A gene encoding sporulation transcription factor Spo0A, producing MEKLKVVIADDNRQFNMLLTEVFNSQPDFLVVGNSYDGVETLKVVEEKKPDLLMLDIIMPYLDGIGVIENLSSVEKRPNIIVISAVGQENISQKAINMGALYYFVKPFDLNIMIERVRQLLFSTSSKSETVDVNFSKSVEKKPVSEVDLEAEVTEILKEVGIPAHVRGYQFLRDAIVAATMDADLLNGITKVLYPMIAEKYNTTPTRVERAIRHAIEISSTRGKADTLYKYFGYSTSQDKGKPTNAEFIAMISDKLRLKIKKSSQAK from the coding sequence ATGGAAAAATTAAAGGTAGTAATTGCAGATGATAACAGACAATTTAACATGCTTTTAACAGAAGTTTTCAATTCCCAGCCAGATTTTTTGGTGGTTGGCAATTCGTATGACGGTGTTGAAACCTTGAAAGTTGTTGAAGAAAAGAAACCAGACCTTTTGATGCTGGATATCATAATGCCATACCTTGATGGAATTGGTGTAATAGAAAATCTCTCAAGTGTAGAAAAACGCCCAAACATAATTGTCATCTCTGCAGTTGGCCAGGAAAATATTTCACAAAAAGCAATTAATATGGGAGCTCTTTACTACTTTGTTAAACCCTTTGATTTGAATATTATGATAGAAAGGGTGAGACAGCTTTTATTCAGCACATCTTCAAAGTCAGAGACTGTAGATGTAAATTTCTCAAAATCTGTTGAGAAAAAACCTGTGAGCGAAGTGGACTTAGAAGCCGAGGTCACAGAAATTCTCAAAGAGGTTGGAATCCCTGCGCATGTAAGAGGGTATCAGTTTTTGAGAGATGCAATTGTTGCAGCAACTATGGATGCGGACCTCTTAAATGGTATCACAAAGGTTTTGTATCCTATGATTGCAGAGAAGTACAACACAACACCAACCAGAGTGGAAAGAGCAATAAGACATGCAATAGAGATTTCATCAACAAGGGGCAAGGCAGACACACTTTATAAATATTTCGGGTATTCCACGTCACAGGATAAAGGAAAGCCTACTAACGCTGAATTTATAGCCATGATAAGCGACAAGTTAAGACTCAAGATAAAGAAGTCTTCCCAAGCAAAATAA
- the spoIVB gene encoding SpoIVB peptidase, with amino-acid sequence MKKLAGGLFLFYILITTFFVIYLYITPDCLTCYSSDKAITIKTPIFVNVNLSPSNVQNSTQIKFLYRTNKIYIPKKVSSVLCELKIGSIPLKKVKISILESNKVWVSGKFVGIKFMTDGILVIGYSYVNNGSNSTSRVPAKEAGIQIGDKIVYVNGQKVKDCSQLFKIINSSGGKFLVFVIKRGQTYKQFKVKPLLSSEGVYKIGLWVRDGTSGIGTVTFVDTKRKVFGALGHGISDIDTGILLDVKEGQIYSAEIVDIRKNDKSEIGEVVGKINENCAVGDVVINTPYGIYGKIIQSSFWNSLQSMEIARLQDIHVGSAYILSEVSGNVERFEIKIERILPLYRNSTKAFVIRITDKRLLQLTSGIVQGMSGSPIIQDNKLVGAVTHVFLKEPERGYGVFIDNMLNITKYIK; translated from the coding sequence GTGAAAAAACTGGCAGGTGGACTTTTTCTTTTTTATATTCTAATTACCACCTTTTTTGTCATCTATCTTTACATTACTCCTGATTGTCTTACTTGTTACAGCTCAGACAAAGCTATTACCATCAAAACTCCTATTTTTGTTAATGTTAATCTAAGTCCTTCGAATGTTCAAAACAGCACGCAAATAAAATTTCTTTACAGAACAAACAAGATTTATATCCCAAAGAAGGTTTCTTCAGTTTTATGCGAGCTAAAAATTGGTTCAATACCACTCAAAAAGGTAAAAATCTCTATTCTTGAATCAAACAAGGTCTGGGTTTCTGGGAAATTTGTAGGAATCAAGTTTATGACAGACGGAATACTTGTTATAGGGTATTCTTACGTAAATAATGGTAGTAATTCAACTTCACGAGTTCCTGCAAAAGAAGCAGGTATCCAAATAGGTGATAAGATTGTATATGTAAATGGGCAGAAGGTAAAAGACTGCAGTCAGCTTTTTAAAATCATAAACTCATCAGGAGGCAAGTTCTTAGTTTTTGTAATTAAAAGAGGGCAAACCTATAAACAGTTCAAAGTAAAACCACTTCTGAGTAGTGAAGGTGTGTACAAAATAGGACTGTGGGTCAGGGACGGCACAAGCGGCATTGGAACAGTTACATTTGTAGATACCAAAAGAAAGGTATTTGGTGCTCTTGGCCATGGCATATCAGACATAGACACAGGTATTCTCCTGGATGTGAAAGAGGGACAAATTTATTCAGCCGAAATAGTTGATATAAGAAAAAACGATAAAAGTGAGATTGGCGAAGTTGTAGGCAAAATCAATGAAAACTGCGCAGTTGGAGATGTGGTTATTAATACTCCATACGGGATTTATGGTAAAATAATTCAAAGTAGTTTTTGGAATAGCCTTCAAAGCATGGAGATTGCCCGACTTCAGGATATTCACGTAGGTAGTGCATATATTTTAAGCGAGGTTTCAGGGAATGTTGAAAGGTTTGAAATAAAAATAGAAAGAATTCTGCCTCTTTACAGAAATTCGACAAAAGCATTTGTTATAAGGATTACTGATAAAAGACTTCTTCAGCTCACATCTGGAATTGTTCAAGGAATGAGCGGCTCTCCAATTATCCAGGATAACAAACTTGTAGGAGCTGTTACTCATGTATTTTTGAAGGAACCAGAAAGAGGATACGGTGTTTTTATTGATAATATGCTAAACATCACAAAATATATTAAATAA
- the recN gene encoding DNA repair protein RecN: MLKRLLIENIAIIDRLDIEFDKGLTILTGETGAGKSIIIDSLSLLLGTKFKKEIIRTGCSKACVSAIFEIEKKSTLDALIQMGISLEDNFLLVSREVYSSGKNICRVNNQFVLLSTLREITKHIFEIHGQNETHLLNDKRIQLLYIDRFCGKELEELKAEYKDLYRDYQEKKRLYEQIITKEEERERQLDLLNYQINEIESVNPQIAEDTELEKRKEIIQNSWKLKHNSEKMLDTINNTIIDSLEMCIRLANENSRFDKEFEAISERLNNVYYEIEDISFSISKKSQSYEVNKDEIEQIVDRLDKINRLKKKYGSTIEKILEYRKNLLEEREQIKSSSEQALELKEYLSKTKERLEEISKKMSDIRRRKSEEFEKKVLEILSQLEMKNVSFYVNFLERELYEEGIDEVEFLISTNVGQQLKPLYTIASGGELSRIMLAIKSIVAEKDDIELIIFDEIDSGLSGVVANRLAKLLKELSKKHQIICITHLPQVAAAADTHYYVYKEVKENSTISNIKKLEGNEQLREIARMFSGENVTESSLLHAKQLKSQFV; encoded by the coding sequence ATGTTAAAAAGATTATTAATCGAAAACATTGCTATAATTGATAGACTTGACATTGAGTTTGACAAAGGTCTGACTATACTGACGGGTGAGACTGGTGCCGGCAAGTCTATTATCATTGACTCTTTATCCTTGCTTTTGGGAACAAAATTTAAAAAAGAGATTATAAGAACAGGATGTTCAAAGGCCTGCGTGTCTGCAATTTTTGAAATTGAAAAAAAGAGTACTCTTGATGCACTGATTCAAATGGGAATTTCTCTTGAAGATAATTTTTTGCTTGTTAGCCGTGAAGTGTACAGCAGTGGTAAAAACATCTGCAGGGTTAACAATCAGTTTGTATTGCTCTCAACATTAAGAGAAATAACCAAGCACATCTTTGAAATTCATGGGCAGAATGAGACTCATCTTCTAAACGATAAAAGGATTCAACTTTTGTACATAGATAGGTTCTGTGGGAAAGAACTTGAAGAGTTAAAAGCTGAGTATAAGGATTTGTACCGTGACTATCAAGAGAAGAAAAGGCTTTATGAACAGATAATAACAAAAGAAGAGGAACGGGAAAGACAACTTGATTTATTAAACTACCAAATAAATGAAATTGAAAGCGTAAACCCTCAAATAGCTGAAGATACAGAACTTGAAAAAAGAAAAGAGATTATTCAAAACAGCTGGAAACTCAAGCACAACAGTGAAAAAATGCTTGATACTATCAATAATACAATTATAGACTCTCTTGAGATGTGTATCAGACTTGCTAACGAAAATTCAAGGTTTGACAAGGAATTTGAGGCAATATCTGAAAGACTGAACAACGTGTATTATGAAATCGAGGACATCTCATTTTCTATATCCAAAAAAAGCCAGAGCTACGAAGTGAATAAAGATGAGATAGAACAAATAGTGGACAGACTTGATAAAATAAACAGATTAAAGAAAAAATATGGCAGCACAATTGAAAAGATACTGGAGTACAGAAAAAATTTGTTAGAAGAGAGGGAACAAATTAAGAGTAGTAGCGAACAAGCTCTTGAACTAAAAGAGTATTTGAGCAAAACTAAAGAAAGACTTGAGGAAATTTCTAAGAAGATGTCGGATATCAGGCGGAGAAAATCTGAGGAGTTTGAAAAAAAGGTATTAGAGATACTTTCCCAGCTTGAAATGAAGAATGTAAGTTTTTATGTTAATTTTCTGGAAAGAGAGCTTTACGAAGAGGGAATTGACGAAGTAGAATTTTTGATATCAACAAATGTTGGTCAGCAGCTAAAGCCACTTTATACAATTGCTTCTGGTGGGGAACTTTCGAGAATAATGCTTGCAATAAAATCTATTGTGGCAGAAAAAGACGATATAGAGCTGATTATCTTTGATGAGATAGATAGCGGACTGAGTGGAGTTGTTGCCAACAGACTTGCAAAACTTTTAAAAGAACTTTCCAAGAAACACCAAATTATATGTATTACACATCTGCCCCAGGTTGCTGCTGCCGCAGATACTCACTATTATGTATATAAAGAAGTTAAGGAGAACTCTACAATTTCTAATATTAAAAAGCTTGAAGGAAACGAGCAGCTAAGAGAGATTGCCAGGATGTTTTCTGGAGAAAATGTCACAGAAAGTTCTCTTCTTCATGCAAAGCAGTTAAAATCTCAGTTTGTTTGA
- a CDS encoding arginine repressor: MKSERQQKILEIIQNEDIETQEELVERLKALGYDVTQATVSRDIKELRLTKVLTETGKYKYAVLSGPEANITEKLIKVFSESIVKYDTADNLVIIKTITGAAQGAAAAIDSLSWPEVVGTIAGDDTIFIATKGSAAADKIVERIKAIISQGE, translated from the coding sequence ATGAAATCTGAAAGACAACAGAAGATTTTAGAAATAATTCAAAATGAAGATATAGAAACACAGGAAGAGCTTGTTGAAAGACTCAAGGCACTTGGATATGATGTGACACAGGCTACAGTCTCAAGAGATATAAAAGAGCTAAGACTTACCAAGGTTTTGACTGAAACGGGGAAGTACAAATATGCAGTTTTATCAGGTCCAGAAGCAAATATTACTGAAAAGCTTATCAAGGTCTTTTCTGAGTCAATAGTCAAATACGACACTGCTGATAACCTGGTTATTATAAAGACAATTACAGGTGCTGCACAGGGTGCTGCTGCTGCCATTGATTCTCTGAGCTGGCCCGAGGTTGTGGGAACAATTGCAGGTGATGATACCATTTTCATAGCAACTAAAGGCAGTGCAGCAGCTGATAAGATAGTTGAGAGGATAAAAGCTATCATAAGCCAAGGTGAGTAG
- a CDS encoding NAD(+)/NADH kinase: protein MVVGIFVNFQKERSSEILENIVSIFNNNRVNWLLVNEENKKAKNFDLLITIGGDGTLLNVVEKASIEATPVLAINCGRLGYLTEEVGDDIEKAIFNLLKKEYFIEERHIVEAKVKEKVFFALNDVCIVRNTFNIVDLCLYIDGVFAQEYRSDGIIVATATGSTAYSLSAGGPIVEPQLGVILVTPICPHSLSSRSLVLGSTRTIKVENSSSENVQVVVDGRLVDELAPEEFVECKISQHKLKLIRLKQRNFYEILREKIKE from the coding sequence ATGGTAGTTGGAATTTTTGTAAATTTTCAGAAAGAACGCAGTAGCGAAATCTTAGAAAATATTGTATCAATTTTTAACAACAACAGAGTTAATTGGCTACTGGTAAATGAAGAGAACAAAAAAGCAAAAAATTTTGACCTCCTTATCACAATAGGAGGAGATGGTACACTTCTGAATGTGGTTGAAAAGGCTTCTATAGAAGCCACACCAGTCCTTGCCATTAACTGTGGAAGGCTGGGGTATCTTACCGAAGAGGTAGGAGATGATATTGAAAAGGCAATTTTCAATCTGTTAAAGAAAGAGTATTTTATTGAAGAGAGACACATTGTTGAAGCAAAGGTAAAAGAGAAGGTTTTCTTTGCGCTGAACGATGTGTGTATTGTCAGAAATACTTTTAACATAGTGGACCTGTGTCTTTACATTGACGGTGTGTTTGCCCAGGAGTATAGAAGTGACGGTATCATAGTAGCAACAGCTACTGGGTCGACTGCATATTCACTTTCAGCAGGCGGACCTATAGTTGAGCCACAGCTGGGGGTGATTTTAGTCACCCCTATTTGTCCTCATTCTTTGAGTTCAAGAAGTCTTGTACTAGGCAGCACAAGAACAATAAAAGTGGAAAATTCATCTTCTGAAAATGTTCAGGTAGTAGTAGATGGCAGATTGGTGGATGAGCTTGCGCCAGAAGAATTTGTTGAATGTAAGATTTCTCAACACAAGTTAAAACTTATAAGGCTTAAGCAAAGGAACTTTTATGAAATTCTAAGAGAAAAAATAAAAGAGTAA
- a CDS encoding histidine triad nucleotide-binding protein: MSECIFCKILNKEIQSEIVYEDELVCAFKDINPTAPVHILIVPKTHIENLNAVQQQHKELIGHVFVVAKELAKKFGIDEKGYRIVVNCGADGGQTVNHLHFHLLGGRKFSWPAG, encoded by the coding sequence ATGAGTGAATGTATCTTTTGCAAAATCTTAAATAAGGAGATTCAATCTGAGATTGTGTATGAGGACGAGCTTGTTTGTGCTTTTAAAGACATAAATCCCACTGCACCCGTACACATCCTTATAGTTCCTAAGACACACATAGAAAATTTAAATGCTGTCCAGCAGCAACACAAAGAACTCATAGGTCATGTATTTGTTGTAGCAAAAGAATTGGCAAAAAAGTTTGGAATTGACGAGAAAGGATACAGAATTGTGGTAAACTGTGGAGCTGATGGGGGCCAGACTGTTAACCACTTGCACTTTCACTTGCTTGGCGGCAGAAAATTTTCCTGGCCAGCTGGTTAA